The segment CACCTCTTCTTTTGTTGTTACTTGAGTTTGACTTGCCTGAGTCCTTCAGCAACTTAACTGCATCATCCACTTTCTGTTTTAAGGAATCTGCATCAATCAGATCGTCCTCACCAGAATAAGATCCATCCGAAACATGATCTTTTTCTCCACTTCTCCTCTTTGGAGTGATGTAGTTAATATTGCGAATGACGACCGTTCTGGATGACTTCTTACGGTTTTTCTTCCTATATGGAGGATCTGGTGATGACTGCCTTCTATCTTCCTGTTGCACGTCTGAACCTGACTCGCTTCCAGAGTCAGAGCCACTGGATTCTGTTTCCCTTTCTTCTCCTGAATAATCAAGTTGTTTTCTATTTGCTGATTTCTTCTTTGGCTTGGATGATGATTTCTGGTTTGTATTAGGAGGCCACTGCATATTCATCAGATACGGAAGTGGTACAGGCTGCATAGGATGGAAGGGATATCCTTGATATTGAGGTAGCTGGCCTTGAAAATTATACATATGCTGTGGCATCTGATTTAGCCATTGCAATGGCACTTGATATTTTATGGTAGTTGATGATGGTGTCTTATCTGATGCAGGTGAATTCTCATCTGCATGTACATCAGAGAAGCCAAATGTTATCTATTGGAATATGAAGAAAATTCAAATCTAGTGAAAATAAGAGATGATATGCTCGCCATCCTAGCGTGTGTTCTAATCCAAAAGTAAATTTTACATTCATGAGGATTTAAGGATGCCTAATTGATACCGAATACCTCAAGCAAACCTTTAATTACGGTTTTTGTTAAACTCAAGGGAAAAGGCAAGAAAAATGGTGTAAGCCTCTGAGATACCTTTCTTGCAGTCCACAGCTCCAGCACAGGTCGAATCTGATTTTGATGCTTCCAAAGATTCATTTGGAGCATGATCACCAGTAGATGCACCATTAATGGGGAAATTCGGCACGACACTCATATTAGGGTTGCTAATTCCATTTGCAAGCACAATGCCAGATGTTCCAAATAATGGCAGTTCTGCTGGTGAGCATGCCTCAACTGCAGCTAGTTCTTCCATCCAATGACGGTCCGCATGCTTTTTCTTGCATAATTCCTTGAAATTAATGCATGCTTCCCTAAAAATAATCAATGCTTATTTATAAGACAGAGCTTATGTGGAACTAGTCTATGATAGCCAAACAACTTTAGTGCATCTGAAACTTGATGATGACCCACTTCAAAGAAACATTCAGATACAGAATAAGAATTGATCTATTAAGATGTGACTGAGTTCTTAGTGTGTGGTAACTAGAAAAGTATTAGAAATGAACTAGTAGAGCAGAGTCCCATGATACTTATAGTTAATGGTGCACACCTTAACCTGGTTGCTCCAAATGCATCTGCAAAGGAAATGAGATGTTCCATATTTTCCATTGCAAACCCAGCAACCAGCCCACGAGCATAAGTCATTGCTTGCTCTTTCCATAGCAAGGCTTTTCGAGTTTCCAGTAGCCGTTGAAGTTGGACCCTGATCACCAAAATGACCCAATGAATCAATGATATTGATATGGGTATCCAATGCACTAGGAGTACGAATTAGTTTCAAAATAAGTTACTTGGAGTTCTCTTCCAGTATGATGCCATTATTTCTCTCATTTGTATAACCGTTGGCATCTGACCCATACGACAAAAACAAATCAATTAGGAGATAAACTGCAGTTGTTAAAAGTAAAGTGATGTGCAGTTGTTCATTTTGAACCAGCAAAGAGATTTGAGCAAAATGGAAACTTGTGCTAGCAAATATTTAAGTCTTTGAGCAATGAGCATACCTTCCCCCTGCTTTCCATCAGCATTAGCTAATTCGTTGGCTTGAATTGATCTCTCAATTTGCAAGATTTCGCTTTCTATAGTGACAAACCTTTCAAGAACTGCTGGTGTGCTGACAAAGCGCACAAATCTGCACCACAAACAAAAACATTTTAGTCTGAAAGGGTTCTCTTCTAAGCCTCCACCCTCTAATGAACTATAGCTTATTAGAATCCACCATCAGATTGCAGTGGCCGGTTAATTTTATCATAATCCAAGAAATGAAAGGGCTAAATGCTTGAACTGATATCTGATGATTAGCCAAGACTTTGAGTGTTGTAGATAAAACTGGcatcaaaattaattttgttCACATATAGAGATCAAAAGATTAAATGTACAGATAAGAATCATGGGACATAAACAGAAATCAGATCAATAAACTATGCCATTCATTGCAAATTAAATTCCAATattgaaaaaagaaagaagaaagaatcaGTAGCAGATTACCTCTCAAAAGTAGCCTTGGTGAACCAAGGTGTAGAGGGAGCAGGTGGCTGCAGAGTAATCGAATACCCACCTTTGGAAATCTGATCTCTTGCAAATTTGAGGTGACAAATGAAGGGTTCAAAAAGCCCAGAAGCAAGCTTCTCATTCTTTCCTTTGTAGAATAGCACCAGATTAAATCTTCAACCCcaacccccccccccaaaaaaaaaaaaaatcaattcagtTCAGTACTTCAGTTCAGTCATTTCATTACAAGAATGTGCAAGTGTCAAATCGCGGATTACCTAGTTCGAGTTGGAGTGAGTTGAAACAAAGCACGATCAAGGAGAGTAGCTGAATCCattaggaaaaaagaaaaagaaagaaaacaatcaGACAAAAAGCATATTAATGATATTCTTGAAGTAAAGTCCAAGCTTTGGGTTTGGTTTGGTGATTATCGGGAAAGTGCAAAGTGCAAAGTGAAAGAATTAATGAAAGTGCTGGTCAGAGTCGTTAAAGATGTAGATTTTGTTTGAAAAGATGATGAACAACTGTAAATGAACGTGAATGAAAGAGAAAGCTAAGAGATAGAAAGCCAGCGAAAGATGATGAAGCTTCGCACATGCAAAGGTTGATTGGAACGTGAAAGGCCCACAAATAATTCATCCATCACATAAATTACTACTaacttttttgttttatttataatcAACGAGGAGGTAAGACAATCTAAACACCTACCAATATCAATAACTTTTCACCAATACAACAGTTTGGTAACTTGGAAGATTTGATTGTAACCTTGACCTCACTTAGTTGATATCTGTACCTGCAACATGTTGGGTTAAATTTCCATTATCGTGGCAATGAACTTTGAACGTGAAGGGATGTTGACGAGAGAAATTGAAGGAAGTGGGCTGACATTTTAACCTATTTTTTATCTTTGTAAAGTTGGGTTTGTAATAATTGATAAGT is part of the Gossypium arboreum isolate Shixiya-1 chromosome 5, ASM2569848v2, whole genome shotgun sequence genome and harbors:
- the LOC108457209 gene encoding COP1-interacting protein 7 isoform X1 — its product is MDSATLLDRALFQLTPTRTRFNLVLFYKGKNEKLASGLFEPFICHLKFARDQISKGGYSITLQPPAPSTPWFTKATFERFVRFVSTPAVLERFVTIESEILQIERSIQANELANADGKQGEDANGYTNERNNGIILEENSKVQLQRLLETRKALLWKEQAMTYARGLVAGFAMENMEHLISFADAFGATRLREACINFKELCKKKHADRHWMEELAAVEACSPAELPLFGTSGIVLANGISNPNMSVVPNFPINGASTGDHAPNESLEASKSDSTCAGAVDCKKDENSPASDKTPSSTTIKYQVPLQWLNQMPQHMYNFQGQLPQYQGYPFHPMQPVPLPYLMNMQWPPNTNQKSSSKPKKKSANRKQLDYSGEERETESSGSDSGSESGSDVQQEDRRQSSPDPPYRKKNRKKSSRTVVIRNINYITPKRRSGEKDHVSDGSYSGEDDLIDADSLKQKVDDAVKLLKDSGKSNSSNNKRRGADKNHHTAEKSTDGSYQSDSNDLDVNAAEGGKRNGNWDALQNLLMKGEENASVNVEWKQAKDVQEHFIARNLDGEISATTPLNFESQKVSIKRADLVDSFVVTERDETDESRVKLDDFVNGERYRPVMKKGDCVEVDLLPTGRSAESGNKLGDFISASANESAVIRCGKEEDWFAGNHHVKPENQHSANDHMLFNGDRVLSVESDHLYSQKSVKDVIVDDSFMVAARPAGDNQDDSQWKTDISMVADLTSHSKPDGAIDVSQDKHKIVDAEPIDLCMVLERNPGYESSRDSWTMDYQIDLSFTETNRSAASKCDDDDVEKVPSNHKNIAKQNEAKKPAKEARSKALNGPIGKIKAENVSRSKKPSLVSRSAIQKSKLEKEEEMRRKMEELRIERQKRIAERTAASGYASPVSKKSPVSTKSDQKKNVSSAQASNRMNSIKLRAT